The proteins below are encoded in one region of Casimicrobium huifangae:
- a CDS encoding DUF3305 domain-containing protein, giving the protein MSAVVTPADLPVADVASWSVTVCFRQRPVQSRWVDFEWETATVEVVATAQKLVPANAAFEEMIAGETRWCYTAQPVDLHPSEGEGYWLNLNSPAPCIFVMWRLEEGDQVPRPVVVTLSYNEAGRMLDAGDHVDNVPMPAEMRDVLIAYTAAHYKPEPRKKVRRNDPFREGAFRRESSSGSGESRG; this is encoded by the coding sequence GTGAGTGCCGTTGTAACCCCTGCCGATCTCCCTGTTGCCGACGTGGCCTCGTGGTCGGTGACCGTCTGTTTTCGCCAGCGGCCGGTGCAAAGCCGGTGGGTCGATTTTGAATGGGAAACCGCGACGGTCGAAGTGGTGGCAACCGCGCAAAAGCTGGTGCCCGCAAATGCTGCCTTCGAGGAGATGATTGCTGGCGAGACCCGCTGGTGCTACACGGCGCAGCCTGTCGATCTGCATCCGTCGGAGGGGGAGGGCTACTGGCTCAACCTCAATTCCCCCGCACCCTGCATCTTCGTCATGTGGCGCCTGGAAGAGGGCGATCAGGTCCCCCGACCAGTGGTGGTGACACTCTCCTACAACGAGGCTGGCCGCATGCTCGACGCCGGCGACCACGTTGACAACGTGCCCATGCCTGCAGAAATGCGTGACGTGCTGATCGCCTATACCGCTGCGCACTACAAGCCCGAGCCGCGCAAGAAGGTGCGCCGCAACGATCCGTTCCGCGAAGGCGCCTTCCGCCGCGAATCATCGTCGGGATCGGGTGAATCGCGT